The following are from one region of the Corynebacterium hindlerae genome:
- the nagB gene encoding glucosamine-6-phosphate deaminase, with protein sequence MEIVITERPEIVAADIIEKYAREGKTLGLATGSTPLKTYQELIRRHKEEGLSFAQCQAFLLDEYLGLPREHEQSYYRTIRREFTDSIDIEDSAVHSPDGTAADPVAAGNRYDEAIKAAGGIDMQLLGIGTDGHIGFNEPGSSLASRTRVKTLHPQTIRDNARFFNNDESQVPHHVLTQGLGTILEAGHLLLIATGAGKSEAVAALAEGPVAAVCPASVLQLHPHATVVLDPDAAAGLKHSEYYRFAVDNKLAGQGY encoded by the coding sequence ATGGAAATCGTCATCACGGAACGTCCAGAAATCGTTGCCGCGGACATCATCGAAAAATACGCGCGGGAAGGAAAGACTTTAGGTCTGGCCACCGGCTCAACACCGCTCAAGACCTACCAGGAGCTGATTCGTCGCCACAAGGAGGAAGGCCTCAGTTTCGCCCAATGCCAGGCTTTTCTCCTTGACGAATACCTCGGCCTGCCCCGGGAGCATGAGCAAAGCTACTATCGCACCATCCGGCGGGAATTTACCGACTCGATCGACATTGAGGACAGTGCCGTCCACAGCCCGGACGGGACTGCAGCAGATCCAGTCGCTGCAGGCAACCGCTACGACGAAGCAATCAAAGCGGCCGGTGGAATTGATATGCAGCTGCTAGGCATTGGAACGGACGGGCACATCGGTTTCAACGAGCCCGGATCCTCGCTAGCTTCCCGAACCCGAGTTAAGACCCTGCACCCCCAAACAATCAGGGATAACGCCCGCTTTTTCAACAACGACGAATCCCAGGTGCCCCACCACGTTCTCACCCAGGGCCTCGGGACCATCCTCGAAGCAGGGCACCTGCTGCTCATCGCAACAGGCGCCGGAAAATCGGAGGCGGTTGCCGCCCTAGCTGAAGGACCAGTGGCGGCGGTCTGCCCGGCCTCAGTGCTGCAGCTGCACCCCCACGCCACAGTTGTGCTCGACCCCGACGCAGCAGCTGGTCTCAAACACAGTGAGTACTATCGCTTCGCCGTGGACAACAAGCTAGCCGGGCAAGGGTATTAA
- a CDS encoding N-acetylglucosamine-6-phosphate deacetylase, with amino-acid sequence MTESFIADVVLPGNRLGVHDITVADGVIVGLDPVDKPAQQVVFPGLADLHNHGAVGESFPNSDLAGCLTAAQYHRAHGSTTLLASTVSLPAERLLPQLSVLADVAEQGAIDGIHAEGPFINTCRCGAQDPVAIIPGDPDLLQQMITQARGHLRSITFAPETAHAHELIDICAEHNVIVSFGHTDASAEATASAIGYAVSRGATITATHLFNAMPPLHHRKPGAVAALLEAAGAGDVTVELIADGVHLNDKTVDMVLGLVGPAHVTFVSDAMAAAGKADGQYMLGALDVTVADGIARLTTSDGTEGAIAGGTTRVFDQLRRAVRAGHSLPDVLTACTSGHHLLGKSHRATIEAGTPANFIVCDNDLTINRVFREAEEVG; translated from the coding sequence ATGACTGAGTCGTTCATCGCGGACGTGGTGCTCCCCGGAAACCGCCTGGGGGTGCACGACATTACGGTTGCCGATGGGGTGATCGTGGGGCTGGACCCCGTCGATAAGCCCGCGCAACAGGTCGTATTCCCCGGCCTCGCGGACCTGCATAACCACGGCGCAGTGGGGGAGTCCTTCCCCAACTCCGACCTCGCGGGCTGCCTCACCGCCGCGCAGTACCACCGCGCGCATGGCTCCACCACGCTGCTTGCTTCGACAGTGTCTCTACCTGCCGAACGGCTCCTGCCACAGCTCAGCGTGCTTGCCGACGTCGCCGAACAAGGAGCCATCGACGGTATCCATGCGGAAGGCCCCTTCATCAACACCTGTAGGTGTGGCGCCCAAGACCCTGTCGCGATCATCCCCGGTGACCCGGACCTGCTGCAGCAAATGATCACGCAGGCTCGAGGCCACCTGCGCTCGATCACGTTTGCTCCAGAAACGGCACATGCACACGAACTCATTGACATCTGCGCAGAGCACAATGTCATTGTGTCCTTTGGCCACACTGACGCGTCCGCCGAAGCTACCGCCTCAGCCATCGGCTACGCGGTCAGCCGAGGCGCGACCATCACCGCAACACACCTGTTCAACGCCATGCCTCCACTGCACCACCGAAAGCCCGGAGCGGTAGCAGCCCTCTTGGAAGCAGCAGGAGCAGGGGACGTGACCGTCGAGCTGATCGCCGATGGGGTGCATCTCAACGACAAAACAGTAGATATGGTGCTCGGTCTGGTCGGGCCAGCGCACGTCACCTTCGTCTCTGATGCGATGGCTGCCGCAGGAAAAGCAGATGGCCAGTACATGTTAGGAGCCCTCGACGTCACCGTTGCAGATGGCATTGCTCGGCTCACCACCTCCGATGGGACCGAGGGAGCAATTGCCGGTGGCACCACACGAGTGTTTGACCAATTGCGACGTGCAGTGCGTGCCGGTCACTCATTACCCGACGTCCTGACCGCATGTACCAGCGGCCATCACCTGTTGGGCAAATCACACCGAGCCACGATCGAGGCGGGCACTCCCGCGAACTTTATTGTGTGCGATAACGACTTAACCATCAACCGAGTATTTCGGGAAGCGGAAGAAGTAGGTTAA
- a CDS encoding ROK family protein translates to MTNFACIDIGGTKIAYGLVDAATPTTVTAVGRTPTPKCDVMETVVTVVQELQRQAQLRGVSIDAIGVGAPGVIDPVAGTVVSSGPTMSGWAGTDIAAALTAHFPVPVGIHNDVRIMGLGEAVYGAGQGFSNILFVSLGTGVGGALVRGGRLLDSPHHTAGELRGIIGRGPDDKACSVEDFASGPGLARSYNTQTGLVLALPEIMQRYQAGEDTARAVIDHNMFALGEALAGFASAVDVDALIIGGGVGTIGAPILTPLTEGFRRHALHPVDTIPILPAQLGTNAPLVGAGYLAHLAYKGE, encoded by the coding sequence ATGACTAACTTTGCCTGCATAGATATAGGTGGCACGAAGATTGCTTATGGGCTTGTCGACGCCGCAACGCCCACCACGGTCACCGCAGTAGGGCGCACACCGACCCCAAAGTGCGACGTCATGGAGACGGTGGTGACGGTTGTTCAGGAATTACAGCGGCAGGCTCAGCTCCGTGGCGTGTCGATAGATGCGATCGGAGTGGGAGCCCCTGGGGTGATTGATCCGGTCGCCGGGACAGTGGTTTCTTCTGGCCCCACGATGTCGGGCTGGGCTGGAACTGACATCGCCGCAGCGCTCACTGCCCATTTCCCTGTTCCTGTTGGCATACATAACGACGTTCGCATCATGGGCCTCGGGGAAGCTGTCTATGGCGCTGGACAAGGTTTTTCCAACATTCTCTTTGTCAGCTTGGGAACAGGGGTGGGAGGAGCGCTCGTGCGAGGGGGCCGACTCCTTGACTCACCTCACCACACGGCGGGTGAACTCCGCGGCATCATTGGACGGGGGCCTGATGACAAAGCCTGCTCGGTGGAAGATTTCGCGTCTGGTCCCGGTTTGGCGCGCTCCTACAACACCCAAACTGGTTTGGTTCTCGCGCTTCCTGAAATCATGCAGCGCTATCAAGCAGGGGAAGATACTGCACGAGCTGTCATTGACCACAACATGTTCGCGTTAGGTGAAGCACTGGCTGGTTTTGCCTCCGCCGTCGATGTTGATGCCCTCATTATCGGTGGTGGGGTAGGCACTATTGGTGCTCCGATCCTCACCCCGCTAACAGAAGGTTTCCGGCGGCATGCGTTGCACCCCGTCGACACGATTCCCATCCTCCCGGCTCAACTTGGCACCAATGCACCATTGGTCGGGGCCGGATACCTGGCTCACTTGGCTTATAAAGGAGAATAA
- a CDS encoding N-acetylmannosamine-6-phosphate 2-epimerase has product MESKAFLEAIRGSLIVSVQAPDGHPLRDTRTMSFLAKAAEAGGSTAIRCGGYGGLADIRAIVDAVDLPVIGLTKEGNVGVYITPTVASAVAVAEAGATVVAIDATLRPRQDGSTFADQVAAVHEAGALAMADIATPEEAVAAHEAGADLISTTLAGYTEHREKTTGPDLDLIKEIRARLGNDVFLIGEGRFHTPEHVHQGRAVGADALIVGTAITDTAWITQQFAEAAHD; this is encoded by the coding sequence ATGGAAAGTAAAGCTTTTTTGGAAGCTATTCGTGGCAGCCTCATTGTCTCCGTCCAAGCTCCGGACGGGCACCCGCTGCGCGACACCCGAACAATGTCATTCTTGGCTAAAGCCGCCGAAGCCGGCGGAAGCACTGCGATCCGCTGCGGCGGTTACGGCGGGCTCGCAGATATCCGTGCGATTGTCGACGCTGTCGATCTTCCCGTCATCGGACTCACGAAAGAAGGCAACGTCGGGGTGTACATCACTCCCACGGTTGCGTCAGCAGTGGCCGTTGCCGAAGCAGGGGCAACCGTAGTCGCAATAGACGCCACCCTCCGGCCTCGCCAGGACGGTTCCACTTTCGCCGACCAGGTCGCTGCGGTACACGAGGCTGGGGCATTAGCGATGGCTGACATCGCTACCCCAGAGGAAGCCGTCGCGGCACATGAGGCCGGCGCTGATCTGATTTCCACCACCTTGGCCGGTTACACTGAGCATCGGGAGAAAACCACTGGTCCAGACCTTGACCTGATCAAGGAAATCCGAGCACGACTCGGAAATGATGTCTTCCTGATCGGTGAGGGCCGGTTCCACACCCCAGAACACGTTCACCAGGGGCGCGCTGTGGGGGCGGATGCCTTGATCGTCGGAACCGCAATCACCGACACCGCATGGATCACCCAGCAATTCGCGGAGGCCGCACATGACTGA
- a CDS encoding DUF3817 domain-containing protein, which yields MTTPQVHPDRQARVAKALRFFSIAAFVTGIWLLILVAEMIYKYLILPSPADAPGWFFYVAQAHGVFYMIYLLTTVNLGINARWEPLKWVTTALAGTIPFLSFVAEHRRRKEVTAQFQL from the coding sequence ATGACAACCCCCCAGGTGCATCCCGACCGGCAAGCTCGAGTGGCTAAGGCTTTGCGGTTCTTCTCTATTGCGGCGTTTGTCACCGGTATTTGGCTGCTGATTTTGGTCGCCGAAATGATCTACAAGTACCTCATTTTGCCGTCACCGGCCGATGCTCCGGGGTGGTTCTTCTATGTCGCGCAGGCGCACGGCGTGTTCTACATGATTTACCTGCTGACCACCGTCAACCTTGGAATCAATGCGCGGTGGGAACCACTGAAGTGGGTCACCACCGCGCTCGCTGGCACGATCCCGTTCCTGTCGTTTGTGGCTGAGCACCGTCGCCGTAAGGAAGTGACCGCCCAGTTCCAGCTTTAA